Proteins encoded by one window of Sorangium aterium:
- a CDS encoding LysR family transcriptional regulator: protein MRIEDVDFNGLRALHHLLETRSVTQAARRLGTTQPNMSRSLARLREVFGDPLFVSTGRALEPTPMALALQPDVERALSALRVVFDPMVRQKREDEPFPLRVATSDYGTLVVLRPWLAQQAKAPPMTTLRIVQPSLETIGALERGEVDLALVPRVDIDGLEQFVFRPIVDDEHVIVTRRGHPLARGRATFERYLACGHVVVGNSLPGLSPVQRAIARLERSRDVRARVPSLLLALSLAAETDLVATLPARIVRASGLPLTTRQLPFEVEPFTLHVVFHPRWTTDPRHRTIRESLISSSAARGRSRASA from the coding sequence ATGCGGATCGAGGACGTCGATTTCAACGGGCTGCGCGCGCTCCATCACCTGCTCGAGACGCGGAGCGTGACCCAGGCGGCGCGGCGCCTCGGCACGACGCAGCCGAACATGAGCCGCTCGCTCGCGCGGCTCCGAGAGGTCTTCGGCGATCCCTTGTTCGTGTCCACCGGCCGCGCCCTCGAGCCGACGCCCATGGCGCTCGCGCTCCAGCCCGACGTGGAGCGCGCCCTGTCGGCGCTGCGCGTGGTCTTCGATCCCATGGTCCGCCAGAAGCGCGAGGACGAGCCGTTTCCGCTGCGCGTGGCGACGTCCGATTACGGCACCCTGGTCGTGCTGAGGCCGTGGCTCGCGCAGCAGGCCAAGGCGCCGCCGATGACGACGCTGCGCATCGTCCAGCCCTCGCTGGAGACGATCGGCGCTCTCGAGCGCGGGGAGGTCGACCTGGCGCTCGTCCCGAGGGTGGACATCGACGGGCTGGAGCAGTTCGTGTTCCGCCCCATCGTCGACGACGAGCACGTGATCGTGACGCGGCGCGGGCACCCGCTCGCGCGGGGGCGCGCGACGTTCGAGCGATACCTCGCGTGCGGGCACGTCGTCGTGGGCAACTCGCTGCCGGGGCTCTCGCCGGTGCAGCGGGCGATCGCGCGGCTCGAACGATCGCGGGACGTGCGGGCGCGCGTGCCGTCGCTGCTGCTCGCGCTCTCGCTGGCAGCGGAGACCGATCTCGTCGCTACCCTGCCCGCGCGCATCGTCCGCGCCTCGGGGCTCCCGCTCACGACCCGACAGCTCCCTTTCGAGGTCGAGCCGTTCACGCTTCACGTCGTGTTCCACCCGCGCTGGACGACTGACCCGCGCCATCGCACCATCCGGGAGAGCCTGATCTCCAGCTCCGCCGCGAGGGGCCGCTCCAGGGCGTCCGCATGA